DNA from Quercus lobata isolate SW786 chromosome 1, ValleyOak3.0 Primary Assembly, whole genome shotgun sequence:
CTTCCCTCGTTTATTCCGTCCATTAATTAATTGTAGAATATAGAGAGtcagctttttcttttttgtgggtTGCATGCAGCATGCGTGCTTGCGTACGAATGCCATGAATTTGGCTTTCTATATCTTagtaggttttcttttctttctttcttttttttttttttttttttttttttttttttttttaaatgttatttttcaaatagttGACACGTCGTGCGTACTTCGTAAACCAATATATAGCGATAGAGAACACGGTCAATAGAATTAAATTTAAGCCTCAATTCCATttatttcattaacaaatgttCTCTCTACTAGACATTTTCGCTAAACATCATAGCTCCCAAACCCTTCTATCTGCTTACTATTGTTGGCCTCTatccttattattatttctctttcaaCCATAGAAACCTTGCCCTTTCAACACAAAGAGCAAAGATGATGAGTCCTGAGACTGCTGGACGTAtcactaattattattatggaTTGCCATCGGAGCGCAAGCCATTGCTTCCGCAGTCATGGGATAACAAGGTATACCGGGTGGCAAGGAAGATTAAGAAAGTAGGACAAGATGATCCACGGAGAATAGTCCATGGACTAAAAGTAGGTCTGGCTATCACATTGGCTTCCTTTTTGTTGTTCTACACCAAACCATTCGATCTTGTTGACCAGCAAAATGGAATTTGGGCTATCATGACAATTGCTCTTATCTTTGAGTTTTCTGTTGGTAATTAAGCTTGCAACCTATTTATAGTATAACAGCTAGCTACAGAATTGGAGCTCAacgtttttgttttgttttgttttcatctTCTATAGGAGCAACTCTGGGAAAAGGCTTAAACAGAATGGTGGCAACGTCGTCAGCTGCTGCTCTAGGTGTTGGAATTCATAAAATAGCAATTCGTTCTTCAGGTACTAATAAGGCAGGGAGGGCCACGGTGATTGGATTCTTCGTCTTTACCATGGGTAACATTTTACAAACATACAGATTCTGATATTTTAGTGTTAAAAGTTCGAACTTTTCAAACTCATTTCATTGGTTGAGAGGTGTGATATGCAGGTGCAATTTGTACATTTATGAGATTCGTTCCCGCGCTCAAGCCGTATGATTACGGGCTAATGATATTCATATTGACCTTCTCCATGGTATCTGTATCGGGTTACGAACCAGAAAATTGGTTAAAAGACGTCCAAGACAGGATAGTAACAATCATCATCGGTAGCGTTATCGCTATTGTTGTATGCATCTGTATATGCCCTGTTTGGAATGGAGAGgatttgcaaaatttgattGCTAAGAACATAGAAAAGCTTGGGAATTTCTTAGAAGGTATACTTCTAAAATAATATTGCCATTATACTATTTCATATACAGTAATATATATTCCTAGAATCCTAGTAAAATAAATATGTCTATTCATGCCCCATATTCCTtttcattctcttttcttttcttcttttttatttcaatttctcaatgactttctttttaatatttattttaaatttgagaatCAGTATTGACCAATACAAACTTACAGGATTTAAGGATGAATACTTTCATAAGGGTGAATACTTTCCAAAATCAGAGGATGGGCAGCCATTGGATAATAAACCATTTCTTAAAGGATATAAAAGCGTCCTTACTTCGAAAAGCAGTGAAGAAACTATGGTGGGTATAAAATTGGTCACCCAAACCCTCGTCTGtaccccaaaaataaaaaattatttgaattccatttttttaaaacttttatatatttatatatatatatatatatatatttaattctatatatttttttaaactttcagGCTAATCTAGCTAGATGGGAATGGCAATATCGTTTTGGGTTCAAGCATCACTGGAAACAATATGTTAAAGTTGGAGCTTTAACACGGGAATGTGCCTACAAAATTGAAGCTCTTAATAGCTACTTTAACTTTGAATTCCAAGTAAATCATTACTAAAATTCTAAATAGATAATTTATTTCCACAGGTCATCAAATAtagaactatttttttttttggcagataTAAAGTTTACCAAAATTTGTATACTCATgcatatatttaattttttctttcttttgggtttttgtcACCAATGTCTTTTAcactaataatattaataacatATACATCccttaattataaaaattattagttattttacAATATAGTGATGCGGTACTCATTCCTCACATAAATGGTACTATAAATTTAATCGGTGGAACTTACTAtcatatgaaaagaaaagaaaagaaaaaaaagagtaccaCCAAGAATAGATCTACCTTTAGACCAAGGGGGGCCATGCCCATGGCCCCTTGCCCACGCaaagttttattaaattttatatgctAGTTcgtaaaattaaaatttttagagtGTTTagcctccaaaaaaaaatatatatatatatatatatatatatatatatatatatataaattgcactcccacaaaaaaagaaaaaaaagaaaaaaaaagtctattaagtaattttttttatatataaaaatagcttttaaaaattgtagtatttcataataaaataacaatattacAACTAGAATGTATAAATCGATTacttttgtaaaaataatattctaatacaattaaaaaataacaaaattacaaatagatTATACAAGTTTTTACAAAAACCCACTCAAGTTCATTACTTTTGTCAAAATGATACATGAAAATTCTTTAGTAATTCtaatacaattatatttaagGCAAATGGCtaaagaaaatttattgttaaatccAAAAGAAAGTAAGTATTCAGTACGAGAAATAAATGTTTACATAAtgaattttatgttttgtcaaCCCAACTCTAACAATACACACTTTTTTGGAATATGTGTTTAATATGAttagttttaataattttttcgagtaaaaaaaaaaaaaaaattatttgtggatTCCAATTAAATCAATCGGTGAAGTTtttgatagttaaataaaatatatgaggTTTAATCTCCGCTAACATCAAAAACCGATTGCTAtattggtctgatgataaaaaactattttcaggaacggacgtcataagttgaaactctaaaaaaaagtcttcaatttatatttattttatagcttttaatattaaaaaaaattgggatagGAAAAAGTGCAAAATCACGTGAGATGTCAGTTGAAAAGAAAATCGAATATTTTTTAAGAGATTGATTAGAATGGTTGTTTACCAAATGATTTTTAATTGGCATATTACTTTGTTAATTATGGGTCAAagctttttttatatattctaaGCATCTAGCGTATTCAACaagtttattaatattatgtGTGGTagctaaacatattttttaaaaataaaatttcaaaagtttataACGTTGAAagtttcaaaaaagtaaaaaattatcttgtaacatgataaaaatatattacacaTGCCATACAATTGACCtaaattcactttttttctataaaatctATATTTCAATTACCTTATAATATACTCATCACACGCACTCTGATGTGTGATAAGATTCTTTGAAATTGAGTAAATTGATGGATTTAGTATGTgctaatttttaagaaataatgtATCAAACATGCATaagatatatatttaaataaagagagtgtgctaatttttaggaaaaagatTTATCTAGtagtctttttttgtttttgaattttgttgaattaaaattttaacccattttttattttttttaaataaggatCATCTAATTAGATTAGGGGTACTGTAGACATTTTTTGAAGTCataactaactttttaaatCCTTTAATATATAGAGAAGAGATAACTTATtcaattttatatgaaatttttacATAACCATGATTTTTGGTAATAAAAAtctaacaataaattaaaattttacctaTAATTTTAGTTTAGTCATTTCTCACAAAATATGAAGAAATTTACTCTTATTTTCAAGCAAAGAATAAATACATACATAACTACATGGAGGGTGTGTGCGTATATGGTGATTTGAGTTTTGTACAATTTCATTTTGTTCCTAGAGGTTACCCTCTAAAGGAAAGATTCTTGGCTTCGTCCTTAAGTACCACATTGTTATACTCGTGCAATATTGAATGATTACCCTTTAACTTTAACTATATCATAAAGTGACTTCACTAACCTATTTTTTGCCGTCCTCACAGGCCTATGAGTTCAGAAGCAAAATTCAAGAGCAATGCAAACAGATTTGCTCAGAAACTGGAAAAGCTCTAAAGGAATTAGCATCAGCAGTTAAAACTATGACCAAACCAACATCGGTCAATATCCacatagaaaaatcaaaagtcgCTTCTCGAAAGCTAAAACTTTTACTTGATATAATCCTTTTGGAAGATTATAATCTGCGAGAGATTATACCACCTGCGGCAGTTGCTTTAATCCTAATTGATGTTGTACCATGCATCGAGAAGATTGCCAATGCAGTTCATGAACTAGCCTACCTTGCACATTTCAAGACACCAGACTCTATACTATCACCGTAGTGATATAAACATATTTTCTCCATGGTGAAATTGCTGAGACTTTTCGATGGGAGTTAATAGATTTTTCTGCTTAGTTCTAGTCGACCACAAGAGTATTAGAAGGCTCAactttgagttatttttttttaagaacgaATAATGATTATCACACACTAACTATTGCATATCCACAATACATACACTGCTACTTAGGCTGAAATCTTGTTATGGACATACGATTTCACTAGGAATGTGTTCGATAAAGATTGTGACAGGATGTAACCTATTTTTTAACCTCAAGATAGTGAATAAGCTCTGTACGATGTATATAAGGAGATGCCGCTTGTGAGCCTTAGAAGTTAGATAAAAGAAATGTAAAGGAGATGATagcatttataatatattataaaagttggatCCCCAAAAGGATGTACACAACGATGACACATGTTCATTTAAACAAATTATCATGTCATGTCATCTCTTCTTAAAACTAAAAGACTCATAAAgagattttataaaaaatgactaTTTATGTACTACTAAAtcatttcaatttcttttctaaaaaaaaaaaaaaaaaaaattcagttttctctaaattctttcattttcttcttcttcttctctctctctctctctctctctctctctctctctctctctctctctctctctctctctctctctctctctctctctatatatatatatatatatattataaaagttagAACCAAAACTGGTTGACGTATATAatcattttgaacaaaatttatgaCTTCATTTTCTACAATAAACTAATTTATGCCCTTTCAAacttcacttatttttttactaaattatttttgtaaggttgaatttattcaatcaagtATTgtctttattccatgccaaatttgtttgtattttagcaattagataccctatATTTAAGTGGGAATAATGTAAGAGATGTGTGTGAGAAAGTATGAAGAAACTCAAGTTGTGTGTACTCAAGAGGAGTCTTGTGATTGGATCTCGTGACTGACTCAtgactggcaagtcgccaaagtggcacacgtgtgaagtaTGCAGGGAACTGAAGGGTCATgacagctggagcactacaagacaaaatgTACAATTTGGCCAGGCAATTAGCTCGCGACTCAAACTTGCAACTCGTTCCAGTTACAAAATTAAGTCGCCAAAATACCCTATTTGGATGAAAACAGACTTTTCGCACTCCTTACatacactactataaatacccttatacccatgaaatgtagagagcttccaaagagaattttgagagagaaaccctagagaaaaacaagattgactcatccacaatctttatcatttgattctccaaattcctctactcttaccctctccattgacatatcttgagaggtacattttaccaaatccttatctcaccatacccatattagtaaggaggtattttggtacttAGGAAGCAGTTCGGAGATGACCAATTTATTTGGTTAATGCAATGAGATTATTGAGGGATCCGGGAAGCTATAGAAGATAAGGTTAGGcataaccctgttggagcaagaagcttggagggcttaggtgcattaggtagattaggcttggaaggtcttctgctattcatgtatcccaactttattctttagtggatcatttgatcgcttggagggcagcggtgaggtttttcaccgagttcttcgataacacgtgccaatattatctttgtgtttgcatctctcttcctttactaTTTACCTTTTATTTGCTACTAtgtttgtaattaattatggtttagtgTGTTTTACCTATTTGGTTATAGCTTATATTCatcattccgcacatatattgtttgcgtataagcttgtgttggtattattaaaatttggggtctaaacattcattagtatTTTACACACTAATAGAACtttcagttcttttttttttaaggggggattttaaaagttttatactcatgattaaatttattgtcTAAGAAGAGATACAATGGATGTGTCTCTTCTTCTCTCATTCATCCTTCCTTGATCTATAAAAAACacagaaacaaaattaattctCACTCTCTATCATGAGCCTTCCAATAAACAATCCCTCAAGTACACCATGAAATGCACTTGCCTCATAATAAGGTGTGTGTGGGTGTGCGTGTGTATACACTTTTTCACATGTACAacaccttttcttcttctttaaaaaaaataaaaaataaaataaaaaaacctttagATATTGTAGACACCACATTTTATACCCTTTACGGCTCATGGTCGATTTCGGGCctaatcaagaaaaattgacttgaggaaagtgtttatggaaaatataatttatttttggaccaaataaaatatttttggaaaagaaagaccACAAAAACCTTAGggcatgcgtacgcatacatgTGCATGCGCACACATGCGTGCGTATGCCAAGGTTCTAGAAACTATGAAAGGAAAGGTTTTCTACATTAAAACTTAGTTTGGAACGAATTCCACATCGTTTGGGAGCCaccccaaacccctatttttcgactatataaagccataaaGGGTACATTTTCAAGAAGGACAAATTCTAATGGTAAAATacataagattcactagaaaatagtgaatcaaagagagtttttcacaaaacatgctcaaatcaaattttattttattgggacCTTTTCTGGTCTTAATCTTTAAGTTCTAAGTTTActaacttgtttttgaattgGTTGTGACTAGATTGACTAAGAAGAATGGTCAAAATCAAACTCTTGAGAGTTCTTATGTTGAAGTAAAGTTTCTAACTTTGTCTCTTcgcttttgattttcttgttatatgcatgttttttatttatgtttatatgttTGTGATATATTTCTTTAGTCTAGGTTtactttgtgtttgtgtttttaagcatgttaggttgttagattcttgggttttttttttttttttttttttttttttttttttttctaggttttagtgttttaggtgtgtatgcatatgcatgttTCATGCATGCGCATGCATACTCATGATATGCATACGCATTCAACTGAGTTGCGTACACATGCTCTATGTATGCACACACATATCCCAGCCTAAAGTACCCTAATTCTTTTTGcctgttttccttttattttattcacaTGTTTTAGTCTCGGTTTAACCTTTTTTGCCTGTCTTTGAgtctctatctctctatcttattttgtttgttttactCCTTTTATGCTTATTGGGGTTTTAGTTTGTTTGAATACCATGAACATGTATAtgaatatgaacatgcattaaTACATAGGTGATGTGATGCAATGAGGTAAGCAAGATAAGCCATGCATtatcacatgaacatgcatttggtTTATGAGTATGATATGGATGATGAACATGATATGCTTAATCA
Protein-coding regions in this window:
- the LOC115951011 gene encoding aluminum-activated malate transporter 8-like translates to MMSPETAGRITNYYYGLPSERKPLLPQSWDNKVYRVARKIKKVGQDDPRRIVHGLKVGLAITLASFLLFYTKPFDLVDQQNGIWAIMTIALIFEFSVGATLGKGLNRMVATSSAAALGVGIHKIAIRSSGTNKAGRATVIGFFVFTMGAICTFMRFVPALKPYDYGLMIFILTFSMVSVSGYEPENWLKDVQDRIVTIIIGSVIAIVVCICICPVWNGEDLQNLIAKNIEKLGNFLEGFKDEYFHKGEYFPKSEDGQPLDNKPFLKGYKSVLTSKSSEETMANLARWEWQYRFGFKHHWKQYVKVGALTRECAYKIEALNSYFNFEFQAYEFRSKIQEQCKQICSETGKALKELASAVKTMTKPTSVNIHIEKSKVASRKLKLLLDIILLEDYNLREIIPPAAVALILIDVVPCIEKIANAVHELAYLAHFKTPDSILSP